AGCAGTTCAACGTGGTGCTGGAACGGATTGTGCGAGAACTGCGGGGCGAATCCTGCTTACCCCTCGAATCCATCGTTAATCCGCAGCAGAGCTTAGTCGTTTCCCGTTCCTTCGGGCAGCCGATTACAACCTTGCCGGAACTGAAACAAGCTGTGGCCACCTACGTGAGTCGAGCAGCGGAGAAGCTACGGAGTCGGCAGCTGACGACTAGTTATCTGACCGTCTTTGCGCGGACGAATCGGTTTCAAGAGAACTACGAAGCGCCGAGTGCCAGTCAAGGCTTACTCACATCTACCAGCCATACGGGAAAGCTATTGGAAGTCGCCCTGCGTTGTACGGAGTCCATCTATCAAACTGGGCGAGCTTACAAGAAAGCAGGAGTGCTACTCCAAGGGTTGAGCTCAGACCAGTTAGTTCAGCAGAGTCTGTTTGAGGAAACCGGCGACGGCAAAGGTGAAGTGCTGATGGCGACCATTGACCGGATTAATCGGAAGTTTGGGCGGCAGTCCCTGAAGTATGGAGCCGTGGGAACGACTCAAGCTTGGGCGATGCAATCAAATCATCGAACGCCGCAGTACACGACGCGATGGCAGGATTTGCCCTTGGTCTTGGCAAGGTCCTGATAGGGCTTAGACACACCTAGCGATTATCTGCAGTCTGGTCTTTTGAAAAGGTGAAGGAAATGTCAAACCAGCGAGTACTGCCAGTTGACCAGCGTTTTTTCAATGATGGGGCTTGGTACGTTTTAAGCTCTACCAGCTTAGGGAATAGCGGTTTAGAACCTGGCCAAATTGTTGGTCAACTGCAAGGTGGCGTGGAAGCTATTCAGCAACTC
The sequence above is a segment of the Synechococcus elongatus PCC 11801 genome. Coding sequences within it:
- a CDS encoding Y-family DNA polymerase; this translates as MFALVDCNNFYVSCERVFNPKLHGQPVVVLSNNDGCVIARSAEVKALGIPMGIPFFKVKDLVTQHQIQVFSSNYALYGDMSQRVMQTLATLCPELEVYSIDEAFLDFSGFQSQPLQQGQLIRQTVGQWTGIPVSIGIAATKVLAKVANKLAKQNGGVFVLSPSKVSEVLATLPVEDVWGISGRWGQRLRALKINTAAELQSANLALIRQQFNVVLERIVRELRGESCLPLESIVNPQQSLVVSRSFGQPITTLPELKQAVATYVSRAAEKLRSRQLTTSYLTVFARTNRFQENYEAPSASQGLLTSTSHTGKLLEVALRCTESIYQTGRAYKKAGVLLQGLSSDQLVQQSLFEETGDGKGEVLMATIDRINRKFGRQSLKYGAVGTTQAWAMQSNHRTPQYTTRWQDLPLVLARS